From Malaciobacter mytili LMG 24559:
TTTGGTGTAAGTCTAAGGCTTTTAGCTTTTTATAGAAAATGGCATCTTCCAAAACTATAATTTTTTAGTTCTTTCCAACTGATGTTCCCTATGCTCAATTACTTCTTTTAAATTAGAAATTATCTTAGATTGCTCACGAACTTGATCATTTAATTTAACAAATTCATCCCTTCTTAAATTCATCTCTAAACTTAATTTATCATTTTTCTTTTTTAAATCATCATTAATTATTTTAAATTTTTTTAATTTATTTACCAATTCAAAAAGTTTGTCATAACTCTCTTTTCTTGTTTTTTCCATATTATTATTTAAGTTTTTTATCTCTTTTTCATAATATAATAGTTGAGAATATTGTTTTGAACTTTTCTCTTTTTCATTTTCATAAGCTTCATTTCTAAATAAAACAGCTTTTTCTAAAGTTTTTATATTAGATTCAAGTTTTTTTATTTCAGATAGATATAAAGTCTCTTTTTGTTTTGACTCTTTTATACTACTTAAAATATTTTTTTTAAACTTTCTTTTTTCATTTTCATCATCAGTTATTAAAAATCTAATACCTATATATTCAACTATTTCATTTTTGGCATTAAATCTTGGAATTATTGTAGCATTAACATAATATGGTTCCCCATTTTTAGCCCTATTTTTAACCTTTCCTTGCCACATTTTTCCAACTTTAATTTCATCCCATAAGGTTTGAAAAATTTGACTTGGCATCTCTGGATGTCTTACAATATTATGAGCTTCTCCTAAAAGTTCATCTTTTGTATAACCTGAAGTTTCACAAAATCTTTGATTTACAAAAGTAATAACCCCTTTTTTATTAGTTCTTGAAATAATAGCAACTTTATCAATTACACTAATATATTGTTC
This genomic window contains:
- a CDS encoding response regulator; the protein is MLDLSFLSNLSILYVEDHQSTQEELGRIFKTFFKNVFIASNGEEGLQLFNNKKDEIDIIISDINMPNLSGIEMLKQIRIDNKDIPVIFATAYSESKFLLDAIKLNTAAYILKPYDVEDMILKIQQITKDVENSKLVKLQQVELEQYISVIDKVAIISRTNKKGVITFVNQRFCETSGYTKDELLGEAHNIVRHPEMPSQIFQTLWDEIKVGKMWQGKVKNRAKNGEPYYVNATIIPRFNAKNEIVEYIGIRFLITDDENEKRKFKKNILSSIKESKQKETLYLSEIKKLESNIKTLEKAVLFRNEAYENEKEKSSKQYSQLLYYEKEIKNLNNNMEKTRKESYDKLFELVNKLKKFKIINDDLKKKNDKLSLEMNLRRDEFVKLNDQVREQSKIISNLKEVIEHREHQLERTKKL